From one Planktothrix agardhii NIES-204 genomic stretch:
- a CDS encoding hypothetical protein (protein of unknown function DUF370) — protein sequence MDIQLINIGFGNIVSANRVIAIVSPESAPIKRIINDARERGQLVDATYGRRTRAVIITDSSHVILSAIQPETVAHRFVMTKDGNSRDD from the coding sequence ATGGATATTCAGTTAATCAATATTGGTTTTGGTAATATTGTCTCTGCTAATCGGGTGATTGCCATTGTTAGTCCTGAATCGGCTCCGATTAAGCGGATTATTAATGATGCCAGGGAGCGGGGACAGTTAGTTGATGCCACCTACGGACGCAGAACTAGGGCGGTGATTATTACGGATTCTAGCCATGTTATTCTCTCTGCAATTCAACCGGAAACCGTTGCCCATCGCTTTGTGATGACCAAAGACGGCAATTCCCGCGATGATTAG
- a CDS encoding acireductone dioxygenase ARD: MAVLQLEDGTTYTELDEIQRELASLNIHLNHWSVGTDPELIKLLNQLGLNDNEKAEVLQGLDQYFEQLQQTAGYQSRDLIVLNPNTPNLETLLAKFEQCHIHADNEVRYIVDGEGVFGFVRPDGSQVELTVKPEEYINVPAHTEHWFYLTETRRIKAVRYFTTTEGWTPEYTDTEIRIFSRRPKKTLALN; encoded by the coding sequence ATGGCAGTTTTACAGTTAGAAGACGGAACAACTTACACCGAATTAGATGAAATTCAGCGAGAATTAGCCAGTCTGAATATTCATTTAAACCATTGGTCTGTGGGTACAGATCCAGAATTGATTAAATTATTGAATCAACTCGGATTAAACGATAACGAAAAAGCGGAAGTTTTGCAAGGATTAGATCAATATTTTGAACAATTACAACAAACAGCAGGTTATCAGTCCCGTGATTTAATTGTTCTTAATCCTAATACCCCTAACCTAGAAACATTATTGGCAAAATTTGAACAGTGTCATATTCATGCTGATAATGAAGTCCGCTATATTGTTGATGGAGAAGGAGTATTTGGTTTTGTCCGTCCCGATGGTAGTCAAGTGGAATTAACTGTTAAGCCTGAAGAATATATTAATGTTCCGGCTCATACAGAACATTGGTTTTATTTAACAGAAACTCGACGGATTAAAGCGGTTCGTTATTTCACGACAACCGAAGGTTGGACTCCCGAATATACCGATACTGAAATTAGAATTTTTTCCAGAAGACCGAAAAAGACCTTGGCTTTGAATTAA
- a CDS encoding sulfotransferase, with protein MPQEDPLKPDSLNVMARDIKSAESYANLGRLYDQQEQWQDAIANYRQAIQLNPHCSWFYHHLADVFLKQEQWQDAIINYRYAIELNPNFSWSYHNLGNGLLKLKYWEEAVHVYRKAIQLNPHFHWSYCNLADGLIQQKKWNLAIINYWKSLVILHQTNRDQDFVLIATKLGETLEYHLPEKFDLAIAHYQKVIQNHQQYPEYQTIIQFLSQNQSAWLKIADFFQQKHLINAALILYKMAVEFYPDQIYIAEKFNTLLQKKTELETSINLRHQNIDQNLKKWSKYDDGITNITTNNFNIPLATHQQLGQFIFSTDINFDLNQLDQLFKAVSWMTRDHEHMKISLKHSFLVVTLWFVTPTQKQLIGFTRAVSDHVYNATLWDVVIHPSFQNQGLGKSLIRYTLEQLQLQNIENITLFAGNKAVNFYHSLGFITDPNGIKGMFWVSP; from the coding sequence ATGCCCCAGGAAGACCCGTTAAAACCCGATTCTTTAAATGTGATGGCAAGGGATATCAAATCGGCTGAATCCTATGCAAATTTAGGGCGTTTGTATGATCAGCAGGAACAATGGCAAGATGCGATCGCTAATTATCGTCAAGCGATCCAATTAAATCCCCATTGTTCTTGGTTTTATCACCATTTAGCGGATGTTTTTTTGAAACAAGAACAATGGCAAGATGCCATTATTAATTATCGTTATGCAATTGAACTCAATCCTAATTTTTCCTGGTCTTATCATAATTTAGGGAATGGATTATTAAAATTAAAATATTGGGAAGAAGCGGTTCATGTTTATCGGAAAGCTATACAATTAAACCCTCATTTTCATTGGTCTTATTGTAATTTAGCCGATGGGTTAATTCAGCAAAAAAAATGGAATTTAGCGATTATTAATTATTGGAAAAGTTTGGTGATTCTGCATCAAACTAATCGAGATCAGGATTTTGTATTAATTGCAACTAAATTAGGGGAAACTCTGGAATATCATTTACCTGAAAAGTTTGATTTGGCGATCGCCCATTATCAAAAAGTCATTCAAAATCATCAACAGTATCCTGAGTATCAAACTATTATTCAATTTTTAAGTCAAAATCAAAGCGCGTGGCTGAAAATCGCCGATTTTTTCCAACAAAAACATCTGATCAATGCGGCTTTGATTTTATATAAAATGGCTGTAGAATTTTATCCTGATCAGATTTATATTGCAGAAAAGTTTAATACTCTATTACAGAAAAAAACTGAATTAGAAACATCAATTAATTTACGACATCAAAATATTGATCAGAATTTAAAGAAATGGTCTAAATATGATGATGGTATTACTAATATCACCACCAATAATTTTAATATTCCCTTAGCAACCCATCAACAACTCGGACAATTTATTTTTAGTACCGATATTAATTTTGACTTAAACCAATTAGATCAACTCTTTAAAGCAGTCAGTTGGATGACTCGTGATCATGAACACATGAAAATCTCCCTAAAACACAGTTTTTTAGTTGTCACCCTTTGGTTTGTCACCCCCACCCAAAAACAATTAATTGGGTTTACCCGGGCTGTTTCAGATCACGTTTATAATGCCACCCTTTGGGATGTGGTAATTCATCCTAGTTTTCAAAATCAAGGATTAGGAAAGTCTTTAATTCGGTATACCTTAGAACAGCTACAATTGCAAAATATTGAAAATATTACGTTATTTGCTGGGAATAAAGCGGTTAATTTCTATCATAGTTTAGGGTTTATTACCGATCCTAACGGGATTAAAGGAATGTTTTGGGTTTCACCTTAA
- a CDS encoding guanylate kinase, protein MKKGRLIVMTGPSGVGKGTLVRSLLKDHPELHLSVSVTTRSPRPGEINGQDYYFVDHLCFQNMIERGELLEWAEFTGNCYGTPLIAVKEKIEAGISVLLEIELEGARQIRSTFPSALSIFIMPPSIDELERRLRGRGQDSEDAIRRRLMRARAEMDAASEFDFEVINDDLDFALRRLESVLYSPV, encoded by the coding sequence ATGAAAAAAGGCCGATTAATTGTGATGACAGGCCCTAGCGGGGTCGGAAAAGGAACATTAGTTCGTTCCCTACTCAAAGATCATCCTGAACTTCATTTATCCGTTTCCGTGACCACTCGTTCTCCCCGTCCCGGTGAAATCAATGGACAAGATTACTATTTTGTTGATCACCTTTGTTTTCAAAACATGATAGAACGGGGAGAATTGTTAGAATGGGCTGAATTTACGGGAAATTGTTATGGAACTCCCTTAATTGCTGTTAAAGAAAAAATTGAGGCAGGAATATCGGTTTTGTTAGAGATTGAATTGGAGGGTGCTCGACAAATTCGTTCTACTTTTCCATCGGCTTTAAGCATTTTTATTATGCCTCCTTCTATTGATGAATTAGAACGGCGTTTACGCGGTAGAGGTCAGGATTCTGAAGATGCCATTCGACGGCGTTTAATGAGGGCTAGAGCGGAAATGGACGCGGCTAGTGAGTTTGATTTTGAAGTGATTAATGATGATTTAGATTTCGCCTTACGGCGTTTAGAATCCGTATTATATTCTCCTGTTTAA
- a CDS encoding acetyl-CoA synthetase, with protein sequence MVATTTRISDPAHDVLRYEHQSLNAIFNPKTVAVIGATEKPNSVGRTLLWNLISSPFGGMVFPVNPHRNSILGIKAYPSIKDTPEPVDLAIIATPAASVPSVMEECAMAGVKGVIILSAGFKEIGPKGIELEQKVLEIARLNKIRIIGPNCLGLMNPLTGLNATFANAMAKPGSVGFISQSGALCTSILDWSFRENVGFSAFVSIGSMLDIGWGDLIYYLGNDPHTESIVIYMESIGDARSFLSAAREVALTKPIIVIKAGRTEAAAKAAASHTGAMAGSDHVLDAAFRRCGILRVYHIAHLFSIAELLSKQPRPKGPRLTILTNAGGPGVLTTDTLIGEGGTLAQLSTETLEALNQVLPNQWSHDNPIDILGDADPERYAKAFDIVVEDPNSDGILVILTPQAMTDPSKTAAQLKERCLKMPNKPILASWMGGADVASGIEILNQANIATFSYPDSAVRMFNYMWRYTYNLKGLYEIPSLPKASENESLVCDCVQHLINSVLAEERTLLTEFESKRLLSAYGIPTVQTYIASNIDAAVNAAEQLGYPVVLKLLSKTITHKTDVGGVKLNLNTPEAVRQAYTAIETSVTQQVGAEHFQGVTVQKMVKLEGYELIIGSSLDIQFGPVLLFGMGGQLVEVFKDRALALPPLNTTLARRMMEQTKIYKALLGVRGRHSVDMEALKQLLVRFSNLVVEQPWIKEIDINPLLASENELIALDARVVLHSPDTKPEDLPKPAIRPYPRQYISHWTSQKGMEITIRPIRPEDEPLMVKFDQSLSEESVYLRYAHLVKLSSRVTHERLSRLCFIDYDREMALVAEYQHPETGETKIIGVGRLSKGYGNDEVEFSLLVSDSYQRQGIGTELLRQLLNIARQEKMPLIFAEILSDNRIMQNICQQLGFTLNQIIGEPMVRAEIEF encoded by the coding sequence ATGGTAGCCACAACAACCCGAATTTCCGACCCCGCCCATGATGTCTTACGCTACGAACATCAATCTCTGAATGCGATTTTTAACCCTAAAACCGTTGCTGTGATTGGGGCTACAGAAAAGCCCAATAGTGTTGGTAGAACTCTACTATGGAATTTAATTAGTAGTCCCTTTGGTGGGATGGTTTTTCCCGTTAATCCCCATCGCAATAGTATTTTAGGAATTAAAGCCTATCCTAGTATTAAAGATACTCCAGAACCCGTTGATTTAGCTATCATTGCCACCCCAGCCGCAAGTGTTCCCTCTGTCATGGAAGAATGCGCCATGGCTGGAGTTAAAGGGGTGATTATTCTATCGGCTGGATTCAAAGAAATTGGCCCTAAAGGAATAGAATTAGAACAGAAAGTTTTAGAAATTGCACGATTAAATAAAATTAGAATTATCGGCCCCAACTGTTTAGGATTAATGAATCCCTTAACCGGACTTAATGCCACCTTTGCTAATGCCATGGCAAAACCGGGAAGCGTTGGCTTTATTAGTCAAAGTGGGGCTTTATGTACTTCTATTTTAGATTGGAGTTTCCGAGAAAATGTCGGTTTTAGTGCCTTCGTTTCCATCGGTTCAATGTTAGATATTGGTTGGGGAGATTTAATTTATTATTTAGGCAATGACCCCCATACTGAAAGTATAGTTATTTATATGGAATCTATCGGGGATGCCCGATCTTTTTTATCCGCAGCTAGAGAAGTAGCCCTGACTAAACCAATTATTGTGATTAAAGCCGGACGCACCGAAGCCGCAGCCAAAGCCGCCGCCTCCCATACCGGAGCCATGGCCGGAAGTGATCATGTCTTAGATGCGGCTTTTAGACGTTGTGGCATTCTGCGGGTGTATCATATTGCCCATTTGTTCTCCATTGCGGAACTTCTCAGTAAACAACCCCGACCCAAAGGGCCGCGACTTACAATTTTAACCAATGCCGGAGGGCCAGGGGTATTAACCACAGATACCCTAATTGGGGAAGGAGGAACCCTAGCCCAACTCTCCACCGAAACCCTGGAAGCCCTGAATCAAGTGTTACCGAACCAATGGAGTCATGATAACCCGATTGATATTTTAGGGGATGCTGACCCGGAACGCTATGCGAAAGCCTTTGATATCGTGGTTGAAGATCCGAATAGTGATGGTATTTTAGTAATTTTAACCCCCCAAGCCATGACTGACCCAAGCAAAACGGCGGCACAGTTAAAAGAGCGCTGTCTGAAAATGCCCAATAAACCGATTTTAGCGAGTTGGATGGGGGGCGCGGATGTAGCATCCGGGATCGAAATTCTGAATCAAGCTAATATTGCCACTTTTTCCTATCCCGACTCGGCGGTACGGATGTTTAACTATATGTGGCGCTACACCTACAATTTAAAAGGTTTGTATGAAATTCCTAGTTTACCAAAGGCTAGTGAGAATGAAAGTCTGGTTTGTGATTGTGTGCAACATCTGATTAACTCGGTTTTAGCTGAAGAACGCACCCTATTAACGGAGTTTGAATCTAAGCGCCTACTTTCAGCCTATGGGATTCCCACTGTACAAACCTATATCGCCTCAAATATTGATGCAGCCGTTAACGCAGCCGAACAGTTAGGGTATCCGGTGGTATTGAAACTATTGTCAAAAACGATTACTCATAAAACCGATGTCGGCGGAGTAAAACTCAACCTCAACACCCCAGAAGCCGTCCGTCAAGCCTATACCGCCATTGAAACCTCCGTAACTCAACAGGTGGGGGCCGAACATTTCCAAGGAGTGACGGTACAAAAGATGGTCAAATTAGAAGGCTATGAATTGATTATTGGCAGTAGCCTTGATATCCAATTCGGCCCGGTGTTGTTGTTTGGCATGGGAGGACAATTAGTAGAAGTCTTCAAAGATCGCGCCTTGGCTTTACCTCCTTTAAATACTACCCTTGCGCGGCGGATGATGGAACAAACCAAAATTTATAAAGCCCTGTTAGGGGTGCGGGGACGGCATTCGGTGGATATGGAAGCCTTAAAACAGTTATTAGTCCGGTTTTCTAATTTAGTCGTTGAGCAGCCTTGGATTAAAGAGATTGATATTAACCCTTTATTGGCTTCGGAAAATGAGTTAATTGCCTTAGATGCCCGGGTGGTATTACATTCCCCCGACACCAAACCCGAAGATTTACCTAAACCCGCCATTCGCCCCTATCCTCGGCAATATATCAGCCATTGGACATCCCAAAAAGGTATGGAGATTACGATTCGGCCCATCCGTCCTGAAGATGAACCTTTGATGGTCAAGTTCGATCAAAGTTTATCGGAGGAAAGCGTCTATTTGCGTTATGCTCATCTGGTGAAACTCAGTTCCCGTGTCACCCATGAACGGTTATCACGACTGTGTTTTATTGATTATGATCGGGAAATGGCCTTAGTTGCCGAATATCAACACCCGGAAACAGGGGAAACTAAAATTATTGGGGTGGGACGACTGAGTAAAGGCTATGGTAACGATGAGGTGGAATTTTCCTTACTGGTGAGTGATAGTTACCAACGTCAAGGAATTGGTACGGAGTTATTGCGCCAATTACTGAATATTGCCCGTCAAGAGAAAATGCCTCTAATTTTTGCCGAAATTCTTAGCGATAATCGGATTATGCAGAATATTTGTCAGCAATTAGGATTTACCTTAAATCAGATTATTGGTGAACCGATGGTGAGGGCAGAAATTGAATTTTAA
- a CDS encoding ribulose-bisphosphate carboxylase: MTIEVDYRFPPNIDALRQAKVIAIGQTAGTWDERFSHREDNLRSHLAQVINVKTDEQGYNIATVSFPEINVENDIASLLTMIFGKYSMAGVGKIVAVRLDNNYGQLPKFGISGIRQQLQVFDRPLIMAIFKPALGLSAQDHATILQEVATAGLDIIKDDEIMGDLNTAPTLERLRACRPILDQIKQETGRTVLYAINVTGNAQTLLEKARILVKEGANALLLNVLTYGFSVLEALAADPELNVPIFAHPALAGALCASGDTGFSYSVILGTLMAHAGADAVLYPAHYGSLPFDSVEEKRICEQLRSRNVFPVPSAGIHPGIVPKALSDYGNDVILNAGTGIMEHPNGPGAGVNAFFQALDWYQRGLPFDVNKMPPGALRQAMEKWA; the protein is encoded by the coding sequence ATGACCATTGAAGTTGATTATCGTTTTCCACCTAATATTGATGCGTTGCGTCAGGCGAAAGTCATTGCTATCGGACAAACCGCAGGAACTTGGGACGAAAGATTTAGCCATCGTGAGGATAATTTGCGATCGCATTTAGCCCAAGTTATTAATGTTAAAACCGACGAACAAGGTTATAATATTGCAACGGTTAGTTTTCCTGAAATTAACGTTGAAAATGATATTGCTAGTTTGCTAACGATGATTTTTGGCAAATATTCAATGGCTGGAGTTGGTAAAATAGTTGCGGTTAGACTCGACAATAATTATGGTCAGTTGCCAAAATTTGGCATATCAGGAATTCGTCAACAATTACAAGTTTTTGATCGTCCCTTAATTATGGCAATTTTTAAACCCGCTTTAGGACTTTCAGCCCAGGATCATGCTACAATTTTACAAGAAGTGGCAACGGCCGGATTAGATATTATTAAAGATGATGAAATTATGGGGGATTTAAACACCGCCCCAACCCTAGAAAGATTAAGAGCTTGTCGTCCGATTTTAGACCAAATTAAACAAGAAACCGGGCGCACGGTTTTGTATGCTATTAATGTTACTGGAAATGCCCAAACCCTATTAGAAAAAGCCCGAATACTGGTGAAAGAAGGGGCAAATGCCCTATTATTAAACGTTCTCACCTACGGTTTTTCGGTCTTAGAAGCCCTAGCCGCCGATCCAGAATTGAATGTTCCAATTTTCGCCCATCCTGCCTTGGCGGGGGCGTTATGTGCCTCTGGTGATACGGGTTTTTCCTATTCCGTGATTTTGGGAACCTTAATGGCCCACGCTGGGGCGGATGCGGTGTTATATCCCGCCCATTATGGCAGTTTACCCTTTGATTCCGTTGAGGAAAAACGGATTTGTGAGCAGTTGCGATCGCGCAATGTCTTCCCTGTACCCTCGGCCGGAATTCACCCCGGAATTGTCCCCAAAGCCCTATCGGACTATGGAAATGATGTAATTCTGAATGCCGGGACAGGGATTATGGAGCATCCAAACGGCCCAGGAGCGGGGGTTAATGCCTTCTTCCAAGCCCTCGACTGGTATCAACGGGGTCTACCCTTTGATGTTAACAAAATGCCCCCCGGCGCTCTTAGGCAAGCAATGGAAAAATGGGCATGA
- a CDS encoding zinc-binding alcohol dehydrogenase, with amino-acid sequence MKAIVIHQYGSPDVLRYQDIPTPTIKPDQVLVKIHASSVNPVDWKIRQGLLQPVSGYNFPKVLGSDLSGEVVEVGSQATRWRAGDQVYGFVNPLFGGAYAEYVAVPAGNLTYKPQNMTYAEAATVPIAGLTALQGLLDLGQLRPGQRVLINGASGGVGTFAVQIAVAMNADVTGVCGTSNVDLVKRLGAHTVIDYTQEDFTRQEIQYDIIFDAVGKQSFFNCEKILKSDGIYISTLPTIDNMGATLQTLFFAGKKSKLVLAQPTRRDLDALRDLIEAGKIQTVIDRTYPLNDLAEAHTYSEMGRTVGKIAITVNEGLQTINIE; translated from the coding sequence ATGAAAGCAATTGTTATTCATCAATATGGGTCGCCCGATGTTCTTCGTTATCAAGATATTCCGACCCCAACGATTAAACCGGATCAAGTTTTAGTCAAAATTCATGCTAGTAGTGTTAATCCTGTGGACTGGAAAATTAGGCAGGGATTATTACAACCCGTATCTGGCTACAATTTCCCCAAAGTTTTAGGCTCAGATTTATCAGGGGAAGTGGTGGAAGTCGGCTCACAGGCGACGCGCTGGCGGGCGGGAGATCAGGTTTATGGCTTCGTTAACCCGTTATTTGGAGGGGCCTATGCCGAGTATGTGGCTGTGCCTGCCGGGAATTTGACCTATAAACCTCAAAATATGACTTATGCGGAGGCTGCAACGGTTCCCATAGCTGGATTGACGGCCTTGCAGGGGTTATTAGATTTAGGTCAACTGCGACCCGGACAAAGGGTTTTGATTAATGGGGCGTCTGGCGGTGTGGGAACCTTTGCGGTGCAAATTGCTGTGGCCATGAATGCTGATGTCACGGGGGTTTGCGGGACTTCTAATGTTGATCTTGTTAAACGTTTGGGGGCTCATACGGTGATTGATTACACCCAAGAGGATTTTACCCGGCAAGAAATTCAATACGATATTATTTTTGATGCGGTCGGTAAACAATCCTTTTTTAATTGCGAAAAAATTCTAAAATCCGATGGCATTTATATCTCAACTTTGCCCACAATTGATAATATGGGAGCCACCTTACAAACTTTATTTTTTGCGGGTAAAAAATCAAAATTAGTCCTAGCTCAACCGACTCGTCGAGATTTAGATGCGCTGCGAGATTTGATTGAAGCGGGCAAAATTCAAACGGTAATTGATCGGACTTATCCCTTAAATGATCTAGCCGAAGCCCATACCTATAGTGAGATGGGGCGCACCGTTGGCAAAATTGCAATTACTGTTAATGAAGGGTTACAAACCATTAATATTGAGTAA
- a CDS encoding putative aldolase: MNTDLRQSLIHASRQFHQLGWMAGTAGNLSAKMPDNSFWITASSKQKGKLVTEDFVRMSLTGEILENPAPNNKPSAETSIHQAIYSLFPDANACYHVHSVEAKLVSNFIAHERLPLPPIEMLKGLGIWQENPKVYMPVFENYLEVSRIAEDIIQRFKQTTPDVPGLLIRNHGVTVWATSPEAAENHIELVEYIFRYIVAARQAGLNFQH; encoded by the coding sequence ATGAACACCGATCTCCGTCAATCTTTAATTCATGCGTCTCGCCAATTTCATCAACTGGGTTGGATGGCAGGGACGGCCGGAAATCTTTCGGCTAAAATGCCTGATAATAGTTTTTGGATTACTGCTAGTAGCAAACAAAAAGGCAAATTAGTTACGGAGGATTTTGTGAGAATGTCCCTAACCGGAGAGATATTAGAAAACCCTGCTCCTAACAATAAACCTTCGGCAGAAACCAGTATTCATCAAGCAATATATTCTTTGTTTCCCGATGCAAATGCCTGTTATCATGTTCATTCAGTTGAAGCCAAATTGGTCTCAAACTTTATTGCTCATGAACGACTGCCTTTACCGCCCATTGAAATGTTAAAAGGGTTGGGAATTTGGCAAGAAAACCCTAAAGTTTATATGCCCGTTTTTGAGAACTATTTAGAAGTATCTCGAATTGCTGAAGATATTATTCAACGGTTTAAACAAACTACTCCTGATGTTCCAGGGTTGTTAATTAGAAATCATGGAGTAACGGTTTGGGCAACTTCTCCAGAAGCCGCAGAAAACCATATTGAATTAGTAGAATATATTTTCCGCTATATTGTGGCGGCTCGTCAAGCGGGATTGAATTTTCAACATTAA